A genomic region of Notamacropus eugenii isolate mMacEug1 chromosome 3, mMacEug1.pri_v2, whole genome shotgun sequence contains the following coding sequences:
- the LOX gene encoding protein-lysine 6-oxidase isoform X1 codes for MHLPSPAVVLVRFHLCVHLGCILQVACQQPRRDPPPPAGWRQRIQWENNGQVFSLLSLGSEYQPPRRRDPAAGSAAGASVSSLRQSPVLLLRDNSTSPRSRPLPSVGALVHDRTNPRRQPAARHWFQAGYQPGSAQRHQGGPSASTSPAATAPTSRSPGGRAPGSSPAAQDRDQSPAGSRPTLSNLRAPSRVDGMVGDDPYNPYKYSDDNPYYNYYDTYERPRPGSRYRPGYGTGYFQYGLPDLVPDPYYIQASTYVQRMSMYNLRCAAEENCLASSAYRSDVRDYDNRVLLRFPQRVKNQGTSDFLPSRPRYSWEWHSCHQHYHSMDEFSHYDLLDANTQSRVAEGHKASFCLEDTSCDYGYYRRYACTAHTQGLSPGCYDTYNADIDCQWIDITDVKPGNYILKVSVNPSYLVPESDYSNNVVRCDIRYTGHQAYASGCTISPY; via the exons ATGCATTTGCCTTCACCCGCCGTTGTCCTTGTTCGGTTCCATCTGTGTGTTCACTTGGGCTGCATTTTGCAAGTAGCCTGCCAGCAGCCCCGACGAGACCCTCCTCCCCCGGCTGGATGGAGGCAAAGGATTCAGTGGGAGAACAACGGGCAGGTGTTCAGCCTCCTGAGCCTGGGCTCTGAGTACCAGCCTCCGCGCCGGAGGGACCCGGCGGCTGGCTCCGCCgctggtgcctcagtttcctcgcttCGCCAGTCGCCAGTACTGCTGCTCAGAGACAACAGCACTTCTCCGCGCTCTCGCCCGCTGCCGTCTGTGGGCGCTCTGGTCCACGACCGCACGAACCCCAGGAGGCAACCGGCTGCACGGCACTGGTTCCAGGCTGGTTATCAGCCCGGGTCTGCGCAACGGCACCAGGGCGGACCGTCGGCGTCCACCTCCCCGGCGGCCACTGCCCCCACCAGCAGGAGCCCCGGGGGCCGAGCGCCTGGTTCCAGCCCGGCTGCCCAGGACCGCGACCAGAGCCCAGCCGGTAGCCGCCCCACCCTAAGCAACCTCAGAGCTCCCAGCCGAGTGGATGGCATGGTGGGCGATGACCCCTACAACCCCTACAAGTACTCAGACGACAATCCCTATTACAACTACTATGACACTTACGAGAGGCCACGTCCGGGAAGCAGGTACAGACCTGGCTACGGCACTGGGTATTTCCAGTATG GTCTCCCCGACCTGGTGCCAGATCCCTACTACATTCAGGCGTCCACGTACGTGCAGAGGATGTCCATGTACAACTTGAGATGTGCTGCGGAGGAAAACTGTCTTGCCAG TTCAGCATACAGGTCAGATGTCAGAGATTATGATAACCGAGTGCTGCTAAGATTTCCCCAACGAGTGAAAAATCAAGGGACGTCAGATTTTCTACCAAGCCGACCAAGATACTCATGGGAGTGGCACAGCTGTCACCA ACATTATCACAGTATGGATGAATTCAGCCATTATGACTTACTTGATGCCAACACCCAGAGCAGAGTGGCTGAAGGCCATAAAGCAAGTTTTTGCCTTGAGGATACTTCATGTGATTATGGATACTATAGACGATATGCCTGTACAGCACACACGCAA gGACTGAGCCCTGGGTGCTATGATACCTATAATGCAGATATAGATTGTCAATGGATTGATATTACAGATGTAAAGCCTGGAAACTACATTCTGAAG GTCAGTGTAAATCCCAGTTATTTGGTGCCTGAGTCTGATTACTCAAACAATGTTGTGCGCTGTGACATTCGATACACAGGACACCAGGCGTATGCCTCTGGTTGTACAATTTCACC gtactaa
- the LOX gene encoding protein-lysine 6-oxidase isoform X2: MHLPSPAVVLVRFHLCVHLGCILQVACQQPRRDPPPPAGWRQRIQWENNGQVFSLLSLGSEYQPPRRRDPAAGSAAGASVSSLRQSPVLLLRDNSTSPRSRPLPSVGALVHDRTNPRRQPAARHWFQAGYQPGSAQRHQGGPSASTSPAATAPTSRSPGGRAPGSSPAAQDRDQSPAGSRPTLSNLRAPSRVDGMVGDDPYNPYKYSDDNPYYNYYDTYERPRPGSRYRPGYGTGYFQYGLPDLVPDPYYIQASTYVQRMSMYNLRCAAEENCLASSAYRSDVRDYDNRVLLRFPQRVKNQGTSDFLPSRPRYSWEWHSCHQHYHSMDEFSHYDLLDANTQSRVAEGHKASFCLEDTSCDYGYYRRYACTAHTQGLSPGCYDTYNADIDCQWIDITDVKPGNYILKVSVNPSYLVPESDYSNNVVRCDIRYTGHQAYASGCTISP; this comes from the exons ATGCATTTGCCTTCACCCGCCGTTGTCCTTGTTCGGTTCCATCTGTGTGTTCACTTGGGCTGCATTTTGCAAGTAGCCTGCCAGCAGCCCCGACGAGACCCTCCTCCCCCGGCTGGATGGAGGCAAAGGATTCAGTGGGAGAACAACGGGCAGGTGTTCAGCCTCCTGAGCCTGGGCTCTGAGTACCAGCCTCCGCGCCGGAGGGACCCGGCGGCTGGCTCCGCCgctggtgcctcagtttcctcgcttCGCCAGTCGCCAGTACTGCTGCTCAGAGACAACAGCACTTCTCCGCGCTCTCGCCCGCTGCCGTCTGTGGGCGCTCTGGTCCACGACCGCACGAACCCCAGGAGGCAACCGGCTGCACGGCACTGGTTCCAGGCTGGTTATCAGCCCGGGTCTGCGCAACGGCACCAGGGCGGACCGTCGGCGTCCACCTCCCCGGCGGCCACTGCCCCCACCAGCAGGAGCCCCGGGGGCCGAGCGCCTGGTTCCAGCCCGGCTGCCCAGGACCGCGACCAGAGCCCAGCCGGTAGCCGCCCCACCCTAAGCAACCTCAGAGCTCCCAGCCGAGTGGATGGCATGGTGGGCGATGACCCCTACAACCCCTACAAGTACTCAGACGACAATCCCTATTACAACTACTATGACACTTACGAGAGGCCACGTCCGGGAAGCAGGTACAGACCTGGCTACGGCACTGGGTATTTCCAGTATG GTCTCCCCGACCTGGTGCCAGATCCCTACTACATTCAGGCGTCCACGTACGTGCAGAGGATGTCCATGTACAACTTGAGATGTGCTGCGGAGGAAAACTGTCTTGCCAG TTCAGCATACAGGTCAGATGTCAGAGATTATGATAACCGAGTGCTGCTAAGATTTCCCCAACGAGTGAAAAATCAAGGGACGTCAGATTTTCTACCAAGCCGACCAAGATACTCATGGGAGTGGCACAGCTGTCACCA ACATTATCACAGTATGGATGAATTCAGCCATTATGACTTACTTGATGCCAACACCCAGAGCAGAGTGGCTGAAGGCCATAAAGCAAGTTTTTGCCTTGAGGATACTTCATGTGATTATGGATACTATAGACGATATGCCTGTACAGCACACACGCAA gGACTGAGCCCTGGGTGCTATGATACCTATAATGCAGATATAGATTGTCAATGGATTGATATTACAGATGTAAAGCCTGGAAACTACATTCTGAAG GTCAGTGTAAATCCCAGTTATTTGGTGCCTGAGTCTGATTACTCAAACAATGTTGTGCGCTGTGACATTCGATACACAGGACACCAGGCGTATGCCTCTGGTTGTACAATTTCACCGTAA